The sequence AACACCACCGGCTGCGCGGGCTTGAAGCCGGGAAAGGCCTGATCGGTGCGGCGTTCCCGACCCGTCAGCGTGTCACCGACCTGCGCGTCGTGGATGTCCTTGATGCCAGCGGCGACCCAGCCGACCGCGCCCGCCTGCAACTCCTGACCCACGATCAGTCCCGGCGTGAAGGTGCCCACCTTGTCGACATCAAAGGATTTGTCGGCGTTCATCAGGGTGATCTGGTCCTTGGGCTTCAGGGTGCCTTCCAGCACCCGCACGAACAGGATCACGCCCTGATAGGCGTCGTAGAACGAATCGAAGATCAGTGCCTTGAGGGGAGCTTCGGGATCACCGGGGGGTGGGGGGATGCGCGCCACCACCGCTTCCAGGATCTCGTCGATGCCAATGCCTGCCTTGGCCGAGGCGAACACGGCGTCGTCGGCGGGAATCCCGATGACCTCTTCAAGTTCACGGGCCGCGCCCTCCGGGTCGGCGGCGGGCAGGTCGATCTTGTTGATCACCGGCACGATTTCCAGGTTGTTGTCGATGGCGAGGTAGGCATTCACGATGGTCTGCGCCTCGACTCCCTGCGAGGCGTCCACGAGCAGCAGCACACCCTCGCAGGCGGCCAGCGAACGGCTGACCTCGTAGTTGAAGTCCACGTGCCCCGGCGTGTCGATCAGGTTCAGCACGTAGGTCTCACCGCCGCTGCCGTCGTCCTGCAGGGGGCGGGTGTATTCCAGCCGGATCGGGGTGGACTTGATGGTGATGCCCCGCTCGCGCTCCAGTTCCAGGGTGTCGAGGGTCTGGTCGCGCTTGTCGCGCACGCCCATGGCCCCCAGCCGCTCCAGGATGCGGTCGGCCAGGGTGGACTTGCCGTGGTCCACGTGGGCGATGATGGAAAAATTGCGGGTGGCCGCAGTGGGGTGGGAGGTGGGGGGCCTGACGTTCACATCCCGCAGTCTAGCCGGATGCGGGCAAAAGGACAGCGGTGGGGGGCACAGCGTTGGCCCGGCGGCGGCACGGCGAGGCGACCTTGGGGACACAGCGGCCCGCTGCCAGCCCCCTGCACAACCTGGGCGGAAAAGTGCTTCCGCTGGTGCTGGACGTGTCCGGCGGTTGTGTTCCGTCCTGTGGCCGGTCCGCTGGGGCAACTCCTCAGTGATTGTCCGGGCTGTTAGCCTCGGGACATGAGCGTTTCGCTGGCCTACCACACCGATCTGGCCCTGCGCCGCCTGGAGGGCGCGGAGGTCATGCGCCACAGCGGCTGCGTGGTCGTCCGTTCGCCGCACAACCCGACCTTCTGGTGGGGCAATTTTCTTTTGATGCCGCGTGCGCCGCAGCCGGGCGATCTGGCGCGCTGGACGCGCGCATTCGAGACCAAGTTCCCCCAGGCGGGGTGGCGGACCTTCGGGATAAACACGGCGGACGGCGAGGCGGGGGCCGCCGGAGCCTTCGAGGAGGCCGGCTTTGAGGTTCACCGGGACACGGTGCTGACCGCCGGACGGACGCAGGCGCCGCGCACGTTCAACCGGGACGCGCAGGTGCGGCGGCTGGAGGGGCCGGCCGACTGGCAGGCGGCGCTGGAGCTGCGGCTGGCCGTGAACGCGGCCGACCCCGAGCCCCTGGAACCGGCGGACTACCGGGCGTTCGCGGCCCGCAAACTCGCCGCCTACCGCGCCGCGCAGGATGCCGGGGCCGGAGCTTTCTGGGGAGCCTTCGACGCGGACGGACGGATGCTCTCCGGCCTGGGTCTGTTCGACGCCGGACAGGGAGTGGCCCGCTATCAAAGCGTGGAAACCCACCCCGAAGCGCGCTCACGCGGGCTGGCCGGCACGCTGGTGCATACGGCGGGCGAGTGGGCGCGTGAGGCGCTGGGTACCCGGACCCTGGTGATCGTGGCGGACCCGGCCTATCACGCCCAGGCCCTCTACGAACGCGTGGGCTTCCGCCCCGGTGAGGTGCAGCTCGGGTTTCAGCGGCGACCGGCGGAAGGTTAGACGCGCCCAGATGGAGACACCCGGGCGGACCAAGCCCGCACAGGCGTCCCCTCCGTACCTGTGCCGCCAGCAACCAAATTCACGGCTCACGGGCCTTGCTGACCGCCTGAGCTGACACTGCGGCCTGTTGCGATCATCTGGCGTGTGTCTGGAGGACCAGCAGCGCAGGCTTACTCGTTGTCTTCCAGAATGGCCGCGTCGTTGTACTTGTTGGCCAGAATGAAAAACGTCGGGGCCCACAGTCCTACAAAGATACCGAAGCGTTCGCCGTGCGATTTTTCCTCGTGGGTCTTCTCGGTGCCGCCCTGGGTGGCCCAGATGGCGATGGAGGCCAGGATGGAGGCCAGTCCCGCGACGGTCAGAAAGTTGGAAATGCTGCGGTTGGACATCAGTAAGTCTCCTCAAAGCGTCTCACAGGCGGCCCGGCCCGGTGCATGGTCGCCCTCTCACGCTTGGTGCCACTGTGTCTCAACCTTACCCTTCCCTCTGCAAGCTGGGAAACAGAGGTCGCATTAAGGGGGCGTTTATATCAGTCCTGTTCATCCAGCAGCCGGGGGCTGGCATCCTCCTGCAACTGCCGCCGGATGGGGGCGAAGCTGCGGCGGTGTGCCGCGCTCACACCCAGCCGCTCCAGCGCGGCGCGGTGGGCCGGCGCTCCGTACCCCTTGTGTGCCGCGAAGCCGTAGCCGGGATGCTGCGCGTCCAGTTCCAGCATCAGGGCGTCGCGCTCGGTCTTGGCGAGCAGGCTGGCGGCGGCCACGCTGTAGCTCAGGGCGTCGGCCCGGGGCGGAGCCGTCAGGGGCAGCTCGGTGCGCAGCCGCAGATAATCGGTGACCAGTGCCTGGGGTGCGGGGCGCAGCCGTGCCAGCGCCCGCCCCGCCGCCGCATGGGTCGCGCCCAGGATATTCAGGCGGTCAATCTCGTCGGGCCAGGCATGTTCCACGGCCCAGGCCACGGCCACCCGCCGGACCTCTGCGGCGTAGGCTTCGCGCTGGGCGGCGCTGAGCTGCTTGCTGTCCCGGAAGGGATACTCGGTGGCCAGGCCCGGCAGAATCACGGCCGCCACCGTCACCGGACCGGCCCACGCTCCCCGTCCCGCCTCATCCACCCCCGCCACCCGGAAGTGGCCGCGCCGCCAGTGTTCACGCTCGAAGGTCCAGTCGGGGGTCACGGAAGCGGGAGTCACGGAAGACGGGGCGGGCATGCCACGAACGGTAACAGGCGCAGAGGGGCAGCTTGCCTCAGCCCGGGATCTTCCCAGCCGCCCCGGCTGGGGCCGCCCGCTCGCGGGCCCGTGAGCGCAGCACATGCTTGAGCACCTTGCCGCTGGCCGTCTTGGGCAGGTCCTGCACCACCTGAATCCGGCGGGGCAGGGCATGACCGGGCAGGTGGGGGGCGCAGAAGCGCAGCAGCTCCTCGGCCACGACGCCGGCGCCGGGATGCAGGGTCACGAAGGCCACGGCCCACTCCTCCTCGCCCCCCCGTCCGGCCACCACCACAGCCTCATGGACGCTGGGGTGGCGGTACAGCGCCGCCTCGATCTGGGCGCTGGACACCGCCTGCCCCCCCAGGTTCAGCAGGTCGCCCGCCCGGTCCAGGATGTCCATCCGTCCGTCAGTGTGGACCACCGCGAGGTCGCCGGTATGCAGCCATCCACCCTCCAGGGCGCGGCGGGTCGCGGCGCGGTTCTTGTAATAGCCCTTCATCACCTGATTGCTGCGAATGACGATTTCGCCGGGCGTGAAGCCGTCGTGCGGTACGGGCTCGCCCCCCTCCGAGACCACCCGCACCTGCCCGCCAAACACCATGGGGTGCCCCTGACGGGCCAGCGTCCGCGCGTCCCCAGGGGCGTCCGGTTCGGGCTCGCTGATCGTGAGCACGGCACTGGTCTCAGTCAGGCCGTAGCCGTGCAGCACCTCGAATCCCTGGGCGCGTAGGCTGCTCAGCAGGCGCGGCGGTGGAGTGGTGCCTGCCACCAGCAGCCGCACCGGACGCGGCAGGCTCAGGGGGGCCGCCGGGTCGGCGAGCGGCGTCAGGATGGCCGGCGAGGCGAACAGGTGCGTGATGCCCTGGGACATCAGGGCGCGCCGGACGTGGGCGGTACTGGCGGCCGGCAGCATCACGTGGGTGCCGCCCGCCGCCGTCACCGCCCACGCGCTGCCCCAGCCGTTGCCGTGGGCCAGCGGCAACGCGTGCAGGTACACGCTGCCGGGCCGCAGATTCAGATGATACAGCAGATTGGACAGGTTGATGTAGGCGTTGCGGTGCGTGACCATCACGCCCTTGGGATCGCTGGTCGTGCCGCTGGTGTAGTTCACGCTGATGGGAGCGTCCTCGTCCAGCGCGGCGGGCAGTTTCAGAGGAGCGGGCGGCGTCCGGGCCAGCCACTGTTCAAACGTTCCGTCCCCGCCCAGCGTGATGACAGGTATCCCCAACTGCCTTAACGTCTCGCCCACCCGCGCCTGACACGTTGCGTCCACCAGCGCCACCCGGGGATCGGCGTGCCCGGCCAGGAACGCCAGCGCCTCATCCGTGAAGGCCGGATTCAGCGGCACGATCACTCCGCCGGCCAGCGGCACGGCGAGAAAGGCGAGCAGGGCGTCGGGGGTATTGGGCGAGATCAGCAGAACATGCTCGCCCGGCAGCAGGTTCGTGCGGCGCAGCAGCGTGATCAGGCGCGCGGTCCGGTCCGAGAGGTCTGTGTACCGCAGCGCCGCGTCTCCGGCCCGCAGCGCCACACGTTCCCCGTACAGCTGCAGGGCGCGCAGCACGGGTTCCAGGGGGGTCAGCGGGGTTTTCATGCGGAAGCCTCCGGGGGTGAACGCAGCACAGAAGTCGAGGTGGGCTCAGTGTGCCGATGTGTCTACTCCGTGCTCAACGGTTGTCTAGGGCAATCCATTTTTCCTCTCATTTTAACAAAAGGCGTCTAGACAAATTTCTGCTGTATGCCGCTGCGTGGCCTTCATAATCAGCCCACCGACAATTCTTCCCTTCCGGCCCGCCCCCGGGCCATTTCCTCTGAGCTTCCACACGTAATTTCCACACGGTGAGGTGTCATGTCTCAACACCAGCGTTCTCAGCTTGAAGTGCAGGGCGTCACCCTCACCTTTGGAGGGCTCAACGCCCTGACCGACGTCAGCCTCGTGGTGCCTCCGGGCGAGGTGGTGAGCATCATCGGGCCGAACGGAGCCGGCAAGACCAGCCTGCTCAACTGCATCAGCGGCTTTTACCACCCCACCCGGGGCCGCATCACCTTCGGAGCCTATGACCTCAGCCGCGCGGCGCCCAACGTGGTCACCGGCTACGGCATTGCCCGGGCCTTTCAGAACCTGGAGCTGTTCCGGGGCCTGAGCGTCGTGGAAAACCTGTTGCTTGCGCGGCACACGCACCTTCGCTACGGCCTGCTCGACAGCCTGGTCTTCTATGGCCGTGCCAGCCGCCAGGAAGCCGAGAACCGCGCGTATGTCGAGCGCATCATCGATTTCATGGAGCTGGAGGAGCACCGGTCCCATCCGGTCGGGACGCTGGCCTACGGCATCCAGAAGCGGGTGGAGGTGGCCCGCGCCCTGACCCTCTCGCCCCAGCTGCTGTTGCTCGACGAGCCCATGGCGGGCATGAACGTCGAGGAAAAGGAGGACATGGTGCGCTTCATCCTCGACATTCAGCGCGAGCAGGGAGTGACGGTCGTGCTGATCGAGCACGACATGGGCGTGGTTATGGACATCAGCGACCGGGTCTACGTGCTGGATTTCGGGCAACTGATCGCGGGCGGACGGCCTGAGGAGGTCAGCGCCGACCCGCGCGTGATCGAGGCGTACACGGGCGTGGCCGAGGCCGGACCCCACAGCGCGGAGCAGGCGGTGGGGGCATGAGCGGCTTTGAGGTCGGTGACGTGACGACCCTGACCATTCCGCAGCTGCTTGCCAGGCGGGCCGAGCAGACCCCCCAGGCGGTCGCCCTGCGTCACAAGGAATACGGCATCTGGAACGAGACCACCTATGCCACCTATCTGGACCGCGCCCGACATGTGGCCGCCGGCCTGCAGGCACTGGGCGTGCGGCGGGGCGAGAAGGTGGCGGTGCTGGCCGACAACATCCCCGCGTGGGTCTTCATGGAAATCGGCGCGCAGGCGCTGGGAGCGGTCAGCGTGGGCGTGTACCAGAGCAGCGTGGCCGAGGAAGTCCGCTATGTGCTGGACTACACCGACGCTGTGGTCGTGCTGGCCGAGGACGAGGAGCAGGTGGACAAGCTGCTGGAGCGCCGCGCCGAACTGCCGCGCGTGCGCCGGGTGATCTACGAGGACCCGCGCGGCATGAGCAAACATGCCGGCGACGACTGGTTCCTGTCCTTTGAGGAACTGCTGGAACTGGGCAAGGCGGAAGCGGCGACCGTGTTCGACCGTGAGGCGGCGCTGGGAACGCCCGACGACGTGTGCCACTTCAGCCTGACCTCCGGCACCACCGGCAACCCCAAGGCGGCCATGCTCTCGCACCGCAACCTGCTGTACATGGGGCAGGCGCTCGGGCAGGTGGATCCGCTGAAGCCGGGAGACGACTACCTGTCGTTTTTGCCGATGGCCTGGATCGGCGAGCAGATGATGACCGTGGCGGTGGCGCTGGCCAACGGCGTGACCGTCAACTTCCCCGAGAGCACCGAGACGGCCATGCATGACCTCGTGGAGATCGGCCCGCACTTCATGTTCGCCCCGCCGCGCGTGTGGGAGGGCATTCAGAGTGCCATGTTCATCCGCATGCAGGAGAGTTACGGCCCCAACCGGGCGCTGTACCGCAAGCTGCTGAAATGGAGTACCGACGCCGCCGACGCCAGCCTGAGCGGCAAGAAGGCGGGCGGAATGACGGCCTTCAAACGCTGGCTGGCGTACTGGGGCCTGACGCGTCCGCTGCTCGACCAGCTGGGTTTCCTGCGCCTGAAACGTGCGTACACCGGCGGCGCAGCGCTGGGGCCGGACGTGTTCCGCTTCTACCACGGTCTGGGCGTCAACCTGAAGCAGATCTATGGCCAGACCGAGAACATCGGCATCGCCTATGTCCACCGCGACGGCGACGTGCGCTTTGACACCGTCGGCAAGATTCTGCCCGGCGGCGAGGTCCGTATTACCGAGGAGGGCGAGATCATCAGCCGCAGTCCCGCCGTGTGCGTGGGGTACTACAAGCGGGACGAGGCCAGCGCCGAGACCATAAGGGAGGGCTGGTTGCACAGCGGCGACGCCGGACGCCTGACGCCCGACGGGCACCTGCAGGTCATTGACCGGCTGAGCGACGTGATGAAGACGGCCGCCGGGGAGACCTTCAGCCCGCAGTTCATTGAAAACCGCCTCAAGTTCAGCCCGTACATCAAGGAGGCGGTGGCCTTTGGCGACGGACAGAGCGAGGTGACGGCCTTCCTGAACGTTGATCCGCTTACCGCCGGGCAGTGGGCCGAGAAACGCCAGATCGCCTACAGCACCTACATGGACCTCAGCGGCAGGCCCGAGGTGGCCGAGCTGATTCTGGACGAGGTGCGCCAGGCCAACGAGCGGCTGGAACCCCACGAGCGCATTGCGCGCTTCGTGCTGCTGTACAAACTGCTGGACGCCGACGACGACGAGCTGACCCGCACCGGCAAGGTGAGGCGCAAGCTGATCCGCGAGAAGTACGCGCCCATCGTGGCCGCGCTGTACGACGGCTCCGAGCGGGTGCGGGTGGAGGCCACCTTCAAGTATCAGGACGGTCAGACGCAGCGGGTGGAGACCGAGGTGGTGGTTCACCGCGTTCCGGGTTCGGAACGGGCGGTGCCTCGGGTGGGACCAAGGGCCGAGCGGGTTGGAGCGTGAGGACTGTGTTCCTCCGGATCCGGACCCGCGCACAAAGGGGGAGCTGAATGGAACTTCTGCCGCAACTGCTGATCGCCGGGGTCGTGATCGGCAGCATCTATGCCCTGGCAGCGCTGGGCTTCGTGCTGATCTACAAGTCCAGCCGTGTCATCAACTTCGCGCACGGCCAGATCATCGCCACCGGAGCGTTCATCGCCTTCGCGCTGACCCAGCGGGGCGTGAACTTCTGGATCGCCGGATTGATCGCCATGCTGACGACCTTCCTGCTGGGCATGCTGATCGAGCGTGTGTTTCTGCGGCGCATGGTGGGCGAGCCGATCATCAGCGTGATCATGGTCACGATCGGTCTGAGCAGCGTTATCGACGGGCTGTTGCACCTGACGCCCTACGGCGCGGGCACCTTCAGCTTCGAGCGGCCTGCGCTGCTCACCGGGCAGGGCATTGAGCTGTTCGGTCTGCCGCTGTCCAAGACCCAGATCGCGGGCGTGCTGATGGCGCTGGGGCTGCTGGGGGCGTTTACGTATTTCTTCAACAAGAGCACCCTGGGCATCACCATGCGCGCGGTGGCCGACGACCAGATGGCGGCCATGAGCGTGGGCACCAGCGTGGAGCGGGTCTTTGCCCTGGCGTGGGCAGCGGCGGGTCTGACCGCGGCGGCGGCGGGCGTGATCCTGGGCCTGATGAGCGGCCTGACGCTGGGCGGTCTGGCGGGCATCGGCCTCAAGGTCTTCCCGGTGGTGATTCTGGGCGGCCTGGACAGCGTGATCGGCGCCATCGTGGGCGGCATGCTGATCGGAATTCTGGAAAATCTCTCGGCGGGGTATCTGGACGGCATCGTGCCGGGCGGCGGTACCCGCGAGGTCTTTCCCTTCATCGTCCTGATCATTGTGCTGCTGATCCGCCCCTACGGGCTGTTCGGAACCAAGGAGATCGAGCGTGTGTAGGTGGCTGTACACGCTGGATGACGGGCGCAACCACCGTCTGCCGGCTTCCCATGAAGGTGCCTGCTGATGCCCGCCTCCCGCTTTACCCAGACCGGCAACTACCGCACGCGCTACCGGCAGGACCAGACGATCTTTGCAACCTATTCGGAGCAACTCAGCCTGATTGTGCTGCTGGCGCTGCTGCTGCTGCTGCCGCTGATTCTGCCCAAGACCCTGCTGCGCGACGTGAACATGATCATGATCTACGCGGTCGCGGTGATCGGGCTGAACATCACCACCGGATACACCGGCCTGATCAACATCGGGCAGGCGGCCTTCATGGGGGTGGGCGCGTACGCCACCGCGCTGGCGGCCACCCGGCTGAACCTGCCGTTCTTCCTCGCCATCCCCATCGGCGGACTGGCGGGCGCACTGGTCGGCACCTTCGTGGGCCTGCCCAGCCTGCGCCTGAAGTACCTGTACCTGGCGGTGGCCACGCTGGCCTTCCAGATCATCTTCGAGTGGGGGGTGGGGCACACGCCGCTGCTCGCCCAGGGCGGCGCGATCAGCCTGCCGCAGGTGCAGGTGTTCGGCGTCAAGGCCACCTTCTTCAACCACAATTTCGTGTGGTACTACCTGATTCTGCCGGTACTGGTGGTCATGGCGCTGCTGTGGCGCAATGTGTTGCGGACCAAGCACGGGCGCTCGCTGATCGCCGTGCGTGACAACGACCGCGCCGCCGCCGCCATGGGCATCAACCCCGGCACCGCCAAGATCACGGCCTTCATGATCGGCTCGTTCTATGCGGGCATCGCGGGCGGCCTGTTCGCATACTTCCAGAAAGCCGTGGTGATCGAGGACTACGGCCTGCACATCTCCATTCAACTGCTCGCCATGGCCATCGTGGGCGGCCTGGGCAGCCTGCCGGGATCGTTCCTGGGGCCGCTGTTCATCGTGGCGCTCGACCGCGTCGTGGGCAACACCAGCAACTGGATCGGCTCCCAGAACCTCTTTCCGGCGGGGGTGGACGCCGCCACCGCGCTGCGCCCGCTGTCCTTTGGCCTCGCCATTGTCCTGTTCCTGATGTTCGAACCGCGTGGCCTCGCCAACTGGTGGCGGCTGGGGCGGCTGTATTTCAAGAAGTGGCCGTACAAGTTCTGACGGCCTGTCCTCGACTGCTTTCCCTCTTCTCCAACCGCCGTTTTTCCCTTCCCGCCCTCATTCTCCCGGAGGTTCCACCCATGAACAAGACCCTGCTGCTGTCCGCCCTGGTTTCCGTGTCCTTCGCCGCCGCCCAGAAAACCGTCACGCTGCCGTGGTCCGGGGCGATCACCGGGCCGACCAGCGACGCCGGCGCGAGCTACGGCGCGGGCGTGGAGGACTACTGCAAGTACGCCAACGCGCAGAAGATGCTGCCGGGCATCACCCTGAACTGCGTGACCCGCGACGACCAGTACAACAATGCCAACACCCAGCGCAACTACGAGGACTTCGTGGGCAACCTGAACGCCCCAGTGTTCCTGGGATACGCCACCGGCGGCGCGCTGCAGCTCAAGAGCGTGATTCAGGAAACCAAGATTCCCACGCTCACGGCCAGCTACCACATCGGTATCGTGGACGCGCCCGACAACACCTACACCTTCCTGCCGGTGAGCAGTTACAGCGAGAACATCGTGGCGCTGCTGGAATACGTGGCGAAAAAGGAGCGCGGCGCGAAGGTGGCGCTGATCGTCAACCCCAGTCCCTTCGGGCGTGACCCGGTGGTGGACGCCCGCAAGGCCGCCGAGCGGCTGGGCCTCAAGATCACCGACGTGCAGGAGGTCGGCGGCAACAACCTCGACAACACCGCGCTGCTCAAGCGGCTGGAATCCCAGGGCGCGAAGTACATCATCAACCAGAACACCGCCGGCCCGGTCGCCAACATCCTGAAAGACGCCAAGCGGCTGGGCCTGCTGGGCAAGATGCAGTTCATGGGGGCGCATTACACCGGCGGCGAGGACCTGACCAAGCTCGCCGGGGACGCCGCCAAGGACTTCATCTGGGCCACCAGCTACTACCTGTACGACGAGGGCAACCAGCCCGGCATCCAGCTTGTCAAGAAGATCGGAGCGCAGTACAAGCGCGGCGCAGACACCATCCGCAGCGTGCATTACACCAGCGGCATGATGGCCGCCGCGATCGCCATTGAAGCCATGAAACGCGCCGGGGCCAATCCGGACGCCGCCGGGGTCTACCGTGGCCTGATCAGCATGAACGGCAGCAAGGCCTTTAACCCCGGCTTTGCGGTCGGCCCGGTGACCTTCAGCGCCAAGGACCACATCGGCGCCGAGAGCCTGCGCCTGCTGCAGGCCGACGCCACCGGCAACTTCAAGGCGATCACCGGGGCACAGCGCAGCGCGATGTTCCAGCTTGTTCACCCCATGAAGTAACGCGCTGAGGTCGGGGGGCAGGTTCCACCCTGGAGACCGCGCCCCCCGAAGGCCCCCACGCGCGGCGTTTCTTTCGCTCTTCGTACTGTTCTGTCCCCGCTGTTTCTGGAGGTGACCGCTTGACCCTTTCTTCCCCCCAGCCCGTTCCCACTCCACCGCCCCGGGCGGCCCCCGGCACCGATGACCTGACCGTCAACAACGTGGAAGTGGTGTACCACGACATCATTCAGGTGCTGCGTGGCGTCAGCCTGACCGTGCGGGCCGGACAGGTCACGTCCCTGCTGGGCACCAACGGTGCGGGCAAGACCACCACCCTGCGGGCCATCTCGGGCCTGCTCAAGCCCGAGAACGGCAAGATCCGCGAAGGCACCATCACCTTTGGGGGCAAGACGCTCAGCGCCATCGGCGGCACCGAGGTGGTGAAGGCCGGCGTGGTGCAGGTGCCCGAGGGCCGGCGTGTTTTCAAGCACCTGTCGGTGGAGGAGAACCTGCGCGCCGGGGCCATCCTGGGCCGGGGCGACTGGCACGCGGACCTGGAGCGCATCTACACCTACTTTCCCAAGTTGCCCGCGCTGCGGCACAAGCAGGCCGGCTACACCTCCGGCGGCGAGCAGCAGATGATCGCCATCGGCCGCGCGCTGATGGCCCACCCCCGGGTCCTGCTGCTCGACGAACCCTCGCTGGGCCTCGCGCCGCTGCTCGTCGCCGAGATCTTCGACAATGTGCGCCGCATCAACCGCGAGGAGGGTCTGAGCGTGCTCGTCGTCGAGCAGAACGCCAACATCGCCCTCAGGAACAGCGATTACGGTTACGTCATGGAAAACGGCCGCATCGTTATGGAGGGCCTGAGTGCCCAGTTGGCGAGCAACCCCGACGTCAAGGAGTTCTATCTGGGGGTGACCGAGGGCGGCGCGCGCAAGAGCTTTAAGGACGTCAAGAGCTACAAGCGGCGCAAGCGCTGGATGTAGGCGGGCGCTGTGTAGGCAGGCACTGTGCAGGCGGGCGCTGAGGTCCAGAGACACAGAGGTCCTGCGGCCACCGGCGGGACCGCCCCGCCGTCATTTCACTTCTCTCCCCGTGTGGGGACGGCCGGACCGGGGAACATTGTTCCGTCACGCCGGCCGGTGGGGACGCTTATGACCAATACACTTTCGCACGGTTCCACCTCGCCGCCCGGTGCCGCGGCCCTGCTGGGCCGACTCCGGGACCTTCCCCTCTACCGCGGGACCCTGCGCGGTCTGGCGCAGGACACCCCCTGGACCGAGCTGCCCTTCCTGACCCGCGAGCAACTGACCTCGGCCTTCGAGGCGGGAGAGCTGGCCCATCCCGAGGCCGTGCGGGTGCACCTCACGCCGCATCCGGGCGGGGGCTGGCTGCCGGAATACGCCACGCGGGCGGATATTGACGCGCACGGTCAGGCGGCGGCGGCGGCCCTGGCGCGGGCGGGCGTCCGGCCCGGCGACCACGTTCAGGTGGCCTTCGGCTATCACCGATTTGCGGGCGGCTGGATCATGCAAGACGGACTGGAGACCCTGGGCGCCAAGACCATTCCCTTCGGTCCCGGCGAGTCCGAGGCGCAGCTGGATACTCTCCGGAAACTGGGCGTGCGGGTGCTGGTCAGCGCCCCGAGCTTTGCGCAGAAGCTGGGCGAGGCGGGCGCGCACGTGGAACTGCTGATCTCCTCGGGCGAGCCGCTGACGAGCATCGCGGGCCGCCGCGAACGGGTGGAAGCGGCGCTGGGGGGCGTGGCCCTGGACGCCTATGCCAGCAGCGAGGCGGGTTTAATGGCCCTGGAAACCCCCGAGAAGCACGGCCTGCGCGTGGTGGAAGACTGGGTCTACCTGGAGGTGGTGGACCCGGAAAGCGGGCGGCCCGTACCGGACGGCGAGCGCGGAGAGCTGATCGTCACCCACCTGACCAAACAGGCCATGCCGCTGCTGCGCTTTCGCACCGGCGACCTGACCCGCCTGGAGCGCCGCCCGGACGGTGTGTATCTGCCCGGCGGCGTGTTCGGCAATGTGGGGGGCATGCTCAAGGTCAAGGGCGTCAAGCTGTTCCCGCGCGAGGTGGCCTTCTGGCTGGCCGGACACGGACTGGACCACACCCAGCACACGCTGCGGCTGTGGTCCCAGGCGGGCGCAGACCGGGTGGGCCTGGAGGTGCGCGGTGGGCGACGGGATGACCTGGAGGCTGTGCAGGCCGACTTCCAGCGGCGCTTTGCCATGCGGCTCGATACCCTGAGCGTCTTGCCGGACCACGGCGGCGCGGGGGTGCTTGATGAACGGACATGACGCCGCGCACAGCGGAAACTCGGCGAACCAGATAAAGCCCCGCATGATCGCGGGGCGGGTTCACCGACTTCACCCGGTCGGTCATGGTTGTTGGACACCCTCAGGATGGCGGAACTCGCCCCGGCGCGTGTGTGGGGCAACTTAAGTCCACATTGGGCGCGACTTTATCTGGCGTTGAGCGTGGCCCCGGGAGCCGCATGTGATAAACGGTGGGGTGTGACGGGTCGCAAGAAGCAGAAGATCAGAATTGCCCGCCCCCCCGCGCCGGCGGCCGGGGAAACGGTGGAAGAGTATTTCGGGGTTCGTCCGGCCCGCTTGGCCCCGCGGCTGCAGGACCTGCAGGCCCGGACCAAGCCCGGCGTGCGCGGCTTTCCTGGCGTGGACGCGGCCCAG comes from Deinococcus aerophilus and encodes:
- a CDS encoding ABC transporter ATP-binding protein; this translates as MSQHQRSQLEVQGVTLTFGGLNALTDVSLVVPPGEVVSIIGPNGAGKTSLLNCISGFYHPTRGRITFGAYDLSRAAPNVVTGYGIARAFQNLELFRGLSVVENLLLARHTHLRYGLLDSLVFYGRASRQEAENRAYVERIIDFMELEEHRSHPVGTLAYGIQKRVEVARALTLSPQLLLLDEPMAGMNVEEKEDMVRFILDIQREQGVTVVLIEHDMGVVMDISDRVYVLDFGQLIAGGRPEEVSADPRVIEAYTGVAEAGPHSAEQAVGA
- a CDS encoding GNAT family N-acetyltransferase, which translates into the protein MSVSLAYHTDLALRRLEGAEVMRHSGCVVVRSPHNPTFWWGNFLLMPRAPQPGDLARWTRAFETKFPQAGWRTFGINTADGEAGAAGAFEEAGFEVHRDTVLTAGRTQAPRTFNRDAQVRRLEGPADWQAALELRLAVNAADPEPLEPADYRAFAARKLAAYRAAQDAGAGAFWGAFDADGRMLSGLGLFDAGQGVARYQSVETHPEARSRGLAGTLVHTAGEWAREALGTRTLVIVADPAYHAQALYERVGFRPGEVQLGFQRRPAEG
- a CDS encoding ribonuclease HII, whose amino-acid sequence is MPAPSSVTPASVTPDWTFEREHWRRGHFRVAGVDEAGRGAWAGPVTVAAVILPGLATEYPFRDSKQLSAAQREAYAAEVRRVAVAWAVEHAWPDEIDRLNILGATHAAAGRALARLRPAPQALVTDYLRLRTELPLTAPPRADALSYSVAAASLLAKTERDALMLELDAQHPGYGFAAHKGYGAPAHRAALERLGVSAAHRRSFAPIRRQLQEDASPRLLDEQD
- the lepA gene encoding translation elongation factor 4 codes for the protein MNVRPPTSHPTAATRNFSIIAHVDHGKSTLADRILERLGAMGVRDKRDQTLDTLELERERGITIKSTPIRLEYTRPLQDDGSGGETYVLNLIDTPGHVDFNYEVSRSLAACEGVLLLVDASQGVEAQTIVNAYLAIDNNLEIVPVINKIDLPAADPEGAARELEEVIGIPADDAVFASAKAGIGIDEILEAVVARIPPPPGDPEAPLKALIFDSFYDAYQGVILFVRVLEGTLKPKDQITLMNADKSFDVDKVGTFTPGLIVGQELQAGAVGWVAAGIKDIHDAQVGDTLTGRERRTDQAFPGFKPAQPVVFSGLYPTDTEDYRKLRDALEKLKLNDAAFNFEPETSEALGFGFRCGFLGLLHAEIIQERLEREYDLDLIATAPAVVYRVSLTNGDVFETQNPAEFPTRDRITSVEEPYIKLSVMLPEDYVGPVMGLLQERRGSMITMNYPGRRVELVYEVPFAEILYDFHDRLKSISRGYASMDYEQIGYREGNLRKVDILVNNEVVDALAVIVHEDRAYGLGRKIVDKMAEVIPRQMFPVPIQATIGAKIIARATVKAYRKDVLAKCYGGDISRKKKLLSKQKKGRARMKQIGTVEVPQEAFLAVLSTEE
- a CDS encoding AMP-binding protein; the encoded protein is MKTPLTPLEPVLRALQLYGERVALRAGDAALRYTDLSDRTARLITLLRRTNLLPGEHVLLISPNTPDALLAFLAVPLAGGVIVPLNPAFTDEALAFLAGHADPRVALVDATCQARVGETLRQLGIPVITLGGDGTFEQWLARTPPAPLKLPAALDEDAPISVNYTSGTTSDPKGVMVTHRNAYINLSNLLYHLNLRPGSVYLHALPLAHGNGWGSAWAVTAAGGTHVMLPAASTAHVRRALMSQGITHLFASPAILTPLADPAAPLSLPRPVRLLVAGTTPPPRLLSSLRAQGFEVLHGYGLTETSAVLTISEPEPDAPGDARTLARQGHPMVFGGQVRVVSEGGEPVPHDGFTPGEIVIRSNQVMKGYYKNRAATRRALEGGWLHTGDLAVVHTDGRMDILDRAGDLLNLGGQAVSSAQIEAALYRHPSVHEAVVVAGRGGEEEWAVAFVTLHPGAGVVAEELLRFCAPHLPGHALPRRIQVVQDLPKTASGKVLKHVLRSRARERAAPAGAAGKIPG